A window of the Ipomoea triloba cultivar NCNSP0323 chromosome 14, ASM357664v1 genome harbors these coding sequences:
- the LOC116003614 gene encoding uncharacterized protein At2g29880-like, producing MLVSCMIDLHNMGTKNADTGFKVGYLTELEKMLAIKLPNLNIKAKPHIESRIKTLKKEWSIVHDLLTNNNSGFGWDDERKVVTAEDDVWDAYLTSHKEAAHYRMKSFPFYIEFTTIYGKDRATGKDSQTGADIVYEMGNTEDFDGTSEGIGGTMEGSEDDNPIDLRDNNFSFTPAQTSSARGVSSTKRKRQSIDTCEPITADSLFGAAMMLSEKLELVGEKISRSLGTELTLIFNKRLSN from the exons ATGTTAGTCTCTTGCATGATTGATTTGCATAATATGGGAACGAAAAATGCTGATACTGGATTTAAAGTTGGGTACTTGACTGAGTTAGAGAAAATGCTTGCAATcaaattacctaatttaaatataaaagccaaaccACACATTGAGTccagaattaaaactttaaagaAAGAATGGAGCATTGTTCATGATTTGCTCACAAATAATAATAGTGGATTTGGATGGGATGATGAAAGGAAGGTTGTTACTGCTGAAGATGATGTTTGGGATGCTTATTTAACT agTCACAAAGAAGCTGCTCATTATAGAATGAAGAGTTTTCCTTTTTATATTGAGTTTACTACTATCTATGGAAAAGATCGTGCAACGGGAAAAGATTCTCAAACTGGTGCTGATATTgtttatgaaatgggtaatactGAAGATTTTGATGGGACCTCAGAAGGCATTGGTGGTACAATGGAAGGCAGTGAGGATGACAATCCAATTGATTTAAGAGACAACAATTTTTCCTTTACCCCGGCTCAAACATCATCTGCTAGAGGGGTGAGTTCAACAAAGAGGAAGAGGCAAAGCATTGACACATGTGAACCTATTACTGCAGATTCTTTGTTTGGTGCTGCCATGATGTTAAGTGAGAAGTTAGAATTGGTGGGGGAAAAAATAAGTAGAAGTCTTGGTACCGAATTGACTCTGATCTTCAACAAAAGATTGAGCAATTAG